In Acidobacteriota bacterium, a single window of DNA contains:
- a CDS encoding SIR2 family protein has protein sequence MGYPLWRGLVRQLADEFAPALAVSDDYLGDVDKIADAAAAVGRADEYFKRLDRTFCFDGAPRKDLRFHRRLISLGFSGLITPNFDPTLEEACIAEYSGSAGVHRCEPVDLRDDRSYRVFEFLRNLGASLRHDRVLHLHGFHSLPKRLILGARDYAAAYGHDLSAPDAALRTLPRKVIWTLLATRPVLFVGFSMTDPFFNKALDLLRSDFVLTDEPAHFSIIPYDVDLTATAGVLDPAAAHEEAKQKFRERLPPWLVPIFYHAPRDPATGLQDHTGLASVIEDLGAKAGATAPAESAVDRLARRALEEL, from the coding sequence ATGGGTTACCCGCTGTGGCGCGGGTTGGTAAGACAACTCGCCGACGAGTTCGCCCCTGCCCTAGCTGTTTCAGACGATTACCTAGGTGACGTCGACAAGATCGCCGACGCCGCAGCGGCTGTTGGTCGCGCCGACGAGTACTTCAAGCGGCTCGACCGCACTTTCTGTTTCGACGGCGCTCCACGTAAGGATCTGCGGTTTCATCGGCGGCTGATTTCCCTCGGATTCTCCGGGCTCATCACCCCAAATTTCGATCCGACGCTCGAGGAAGCATGCATCGCCGAGTATTCGGGCTCGGCTGGTGTTCATCGCTGCGAGCCGGTCGACTTGAGGGACGACCGATCGTACCGCGTCTTTGAATTCCTGCGGAACCTTGGTGCGAGTCTTCGCCACGATCGAGTGTTGCACTTGCACGGCTTTCACAGTTTGCCCAAGCGACTAATACTGGGTGCCCGCGACTACGCTGCTGCGTACGGGCACGATTTGTCTGCGCCTGATGCGGCGCTCCGAACCCTTCCCCGAAAGGTCATCTGGACGCTGCTCGCAACACGACCAGTGCTGTTCGTCGGTTTCAGCATGACAGATCCGTTCTTTAACAAGGCGCTGGATCTTTTGAGGAGCGACTTCGTCCTGACCGACGAACCGGCGCATTTTTCGATCATCCCTTACGACGTCGACTTAACGGCCACTGCCGGCGTGCTCGATCCCGCAGCAGCGCACGAAGAAGCCAAACAGAAGTTCCGCGAAAGACTTCCGCCCTGGCTCGTGCCCATTTTCTATCACGCGCCACGTGATCCCGCGACGGGTCTTCAAGACCATACTGGGCTGGCTTCAGTGATTGAGGATCTCGGTGCCAAGGCTGGGGCGACAGCCCCTGCGGAATCAGCCGTTGATCGACTCGCCCGTCGAGCCCTAGAGGAGCTGTAA
- a CDS encoding DUF2384 domain-containing protein, translating into MPVATARKVEALRHDFRSAARLADMLGVSRSQVTRWLQGAGIDPLNAEKVDLLELVWSSVLRLYERDAALEWLFGINPRLGDRRPIDLVRSGRAEELMRALRAERTDSFA; encoded by the coding sequence ATGCCCGTCGCCACCGCACGCAAGGTCGAGGCGCTCCGGCATGACTTCCGCTCGGCCGCGCGGCTGGCCGACATGCTCGGCGTCAGCCGTTCGCAGGTCACACGCTGGCTGCAAGGCGCCGGGATCGACCCCCTGAACGCCGAGAAGGTCGACCTGCTGGAGCTGGTCTGGTCCAGCGTGCTGCGCCTCTACGAGCGCGATGCCGCCCTGGAGTGGCTGTTCGGCATCAACCCGCGGCTGGGCGACCGTCGTCCGATCGATCTGGTCCGCTCGGGGCGCGCCGAGGAACTGATGCGCGCGCTCCGCGCGGAACGCACCGACTCCTTCGCGTGA
- a CDS encoding RES domain-containing protein, with product MILHRCFAWSRAARGDAPDGPLWFPRVLQGEGRHDNPETYGCLYLADRPVSCVAEQLAAFRGQRLIAPLLRRRGLPLALADIELDDGATLIDLDDPLVLGRERLRPSRVATRNRSVTQPQALALYRSHPSAAGLRWWSSWEALWANITLFDRAMPLLRLVAVRELTLEDPALLEAAELFGLRVV from the coding sequence GTGATCCTCCACCGCTGCTTCGCCTGGAGCCGGGCCGCGCGCGGCGACGCGCCCGACGGACCGCTCTGGTTCCCCCGCGTGCTCCAGGGCGAAGGACGCCACGACAACCCCGAGACGTACGGCTGCCTGTATCTGGCCGACCGCCCGGTGTCCTGCGTCGCCGAACAACTGGCGGCGTTCCGGGGTCAGCGGCTGATCGCGCCGCTCCTCCGGCGCCGGGGCCTGCCTCTGGCGCTCGCCGACATAGAGCTGGACGACGGCGCGACGCTGATCGATCTCGACGATCCCCTCGTCCTGGGCCGCGAGCGGCTGCGCCCGTCCCGTGTCGCGACCAGGAATCGCTCTGTCACGCAGCCACAGGCGCTCGCCCTCTATCGGTCGCATCCCAGTGCGGCCGGTCTCCGGTGGTGGTCGAGCTGGGAGGCGCTGTGGGCCAACATCACGCTGTTCGACCGCGCGATGCCGCTGCTGCGGCTCGTGGCCGTCCGGGAACTGACGCTCGAGGATCCGGCCCTGCTGGAGGCGGCGGAGTTGTTCGGCCTGCGGGTGGTGTAA
- a CDS encoding cytochrome c3 family protein gives MAQIFPPWWNKLPLAAALAGSLGAALAIAGVWYYFSPWYTDVGYRPVQPVPYSHKLHAGELGLDCRYCHASVEISAVANVPPTQTCMNCHQTVKRDSAKLAPIRDSAASGRPMRWIRVHKLPDYAYFAHSAHVAAGIGCVTCHGRIDEMETVTQTTPLSMSWCVDCHRNPGPYRRPVSEVTNMKWTPPRDVRMLAAVLGDRPVNPPTDCSGCHR, from the coding sequence TTGGCCCAGATTTTCCCCCCCTGGTGGAACAAACTCCCGCTCGCCGCCGCCCTTGCGGGCAGCCTCGGTGCGGCCCTCGCGATCGCGGGCGTCTGGTACTACTTTTCTCCGTGGTACACAGACGTCGGCTACCGTCCCGTTCAGCCCGTCCCCTACAGCCACAAACTTCACGCCGGCGAGCTGGGTCTCGATTGCCGGTACTGCCACGCCTCGGTCGAGATTTCCGCGGTCGCGAACGTTCCGCCCACACAGACCTGCATGAACTGCCATCAGACGGTGAAGAGGGACAGCGCGAAGCTCGCACCGATCCGGGACAGCGCCGCCAGCGGCCGGCCGATGCGCTGGATCCGCGTCCACAAGCTTCCCGACTACGCCTATTTCGCCCACAGCGCGCATGTGGCGGCAGGAATCGGCTGCGTCACCTGCCACGGCCGCATCGACGAGATGGAAACCGTCACCCAGACGACGCCGCTCAGCATGAGCTGGTGCGTCGACTGCCACCGGAACCCCGGTCCCTACAGACGCCCCGTTTCAGAGGTCACCAACATGAAGTGGACCCCTCCCCGGGACGTCCGGATGCTCGCGGCCGTGCTCGGCGACCGACCGGTCAATCCGCCGACTGACTGTTCGGGGTGCCACCGGTGA